One Candidatus Bathyarchaeota archaeon DNA window includes the following coding sequences:
- a CDS encoding PaREP1 family protein: MSVKELDRMFKEAFTYIDKGDAVQASEKLYKVAEESVKMLAKLHNLAEYREAEERGRWVTRLLFKAVDRLSEIYGLDFSKAWSSAWTLHVEGFHEGRLPAEVVRSYASVIEDILNILKRETAHSSMFKKYGYYKP; this comes from the coding sequence ATGAGTGTTAAAGAGCTGGATAGGATGTTTAAGGAAGCCTTCACCTACATAGATAAAGGCGATGCTGTTCAGGCATCCGAGAAGCTGTATAAAGTCGCGGAAGAGTCTGTTAAGATGCTCGCTAAGCTCCATAACCTAGCCGAGTACAGGGAGGCTGAGGAGAGAGGTAGATGGGTCACGAGACTTCTCTTTAAAGCCGTCGACAGGCTTTCTGAAATATACGGTTTAGACTTCAGTAAAGCATGGAGTTCCGCGTGGACTTTGCATGTCGAAGGTTTCCATGAAGGAAGACTACCTGCTGAGGTTGTTAGAAGCTATGCATCGGTTATTGAAGACATCTTAAACATACTGAAAAGGGAAACTGCTCATTCAAGCATGTTTAAAAAATACGGATACTATAAGCCCTAG